The Halotia branconii CENA392 region AGCCGTTCCCGACAGATTAGAAGATTGAATACCATTTCCTGAGCTATCAAGTAGTTGTAGATTTGCATTTGCTGTTGCTGGGGTTAAAGTAAAATCAACTAAAGCAGCAGTAGCTAAATCAAAGCGGTAATAGTCTTTGTCATCACCAGAATTGACAAAGTCTGAGAAGCTTGTAGCAGTGGTATTTAAAGGGTTAATATTGCGAGCCGCTGTCAACGTATTCCCAGCATAATCGTCTGGGTCTGGGGTCAAAGAAAGCTGCAAGTTATAGTTTGTAAAATTACCTGCACCACCAAGATATACCTGAATATAATATGTGCCAGCTGCCAGATCACGAACAATAGACTCTGATGCAGTGCCGACTTGATTTGAAGTTTGAAGAATATTTCCAAAACTGTTGCGTAGCTGCAAATCAGCATTGGCTCCTAGCCCATTTAAAGTGATGCCAATATTGCCGTTATTTGCTAGGGTAAATTTGTAGTAGTCACTGCTATCTTTAATTGCACCTGTAGCACCTGCGTTGCCTACAAAATCAGTGGTACTGTAGCTAGTGTTGATACTATTAAAAGTACCAATATCAAATGCAGTTGATATCAAATTATCAGAACGTCCGCTTTCTTGAACGACTTCGGCTGATAAGCTAAGATCATAAAAAGTGTTACTGCCACCACTACCCAAATAAACCTGGGCGTAGTAAGTACCAACAGCTAAGTTAACTCGGAGTGATTCCGCTGTAGTACCAGATTGAGAAGAAGTATAAATAGAGTTGCCAGTACTGTTTAGCAGTTTTAAGTCTGCATTGCTGCTAAGGTTATCCAAACCTAAATTAACAATGCTAGAACTGCTAAGGGTAAATTTATAAGTATCGGAGAGGTCTGAACCGCCAATAGAATCTCTAAATATGTTAGTAGTGCTGGTTAGAGAACCGCCAATATAAGCTGCTGTATCTAAAGCTGTGGCTGTACTACTTCCTGGGTCGGTAAATCCTGAATAAGTTGCCATAAATATTTAATATTTTCTATAGAAATTCAACATCAACCATTAGCTACAAATTATTTGTAGCCATGCAATACAACTTCACTACTGTTCGTCAACCAATAATTACTGTTACTGCTGCCAAATTCCTGGTTTGTTTTATGAAGATATAACCTGCTTGGAAATAGGATTTTTGCTTTCGTAACGTGTTTGTATGAGGTTTGCTTGGTAGATGTCAAAGTTTGAATTTTTGAGTTTTAGCAAGTGAATAAAACCTTGGGATTCTAACTTAAATGTTTTTTTTACAAATTTACGAAGTTATACACGAAGTAACTTGTGTATTATGTGTCTATTTTAGATTTTTGCTGTTTTTTAGGTTATTTCCTTCTGGATTAAGTGCAACTAGAATTTAACTCCTGTAGAAAATGTCTAACCACAGTAAAACTACTTAAAATGTAAAGTATGAGTGATTTATAGTACGATATGCAGTCCAATCGCTTTCGGTCGATTTGCTTGATCAAGAAAATGGCAGCGTACCGCATCACGTAACATTTCTTTTAAGCTAGTAATATCATCAGCTTGAGTAAAAATTGATTCACCCAAAGCCTTCGCCGTGTAACCACCTTCTGGGTCTTCTTCAATTAAAAATATGATTTCAGTCGCTGTATTTTTCACTATGGTTATGCTGACGTAGAAGTTTTACCTCAACCATAATTTAACATTCAAAAAGATTTACTTTGATAACATTAGATCTTCTCTGCATTGCTTTATGTTCCAGGCTACTCGTCGCCGTCTGGCTATTTGGTACACTGCTGTCACCGCTGTATTACTCCTCCTATTCGCTAGTGGAGTGTATTTATATGTCCGCAGTACATTAGTGGAGCGAGTTGACGATACCCTCAATCATGTAGTGGAAATTGTCGAGCGTTCTTTGGTAATTGAACCAGTTGACGATGAACCTGAGCAGTTTCGCATTAATGTAGAAGCCAGTTTTCGAGATAATGCTGACACCGTAGAAGATGATCACATTGATTTAGAATGGTTCAGTCCTACTGGTAAGTTGATTTGGTCAACTTTATCGGAACCTCTAAATATTCCTATTCATGGCGATCGCACTGGTGAAACAGTTCGTGTAGTAAAGTCAGATAGGGAGATAGCAAAATGGGGAGATTCAGCACTTTTATTGCGACAAGTAACCCAGCGTGTACAAGTCGGACGGCAGGTTTTGGGATATCTGCGTGTAAGTCATCCTTGGTTTGAAGTTACTAAACCTAGTCGCCAGTTAATGATTGATTTGGCATTAGGTACTTGGTTAATGGTAATTTCTGTAGCTGCAAGTGGCTGGTTTCTTTCGGGTAAAGCGATGGAACCTGTAGGCGAATCTTACCAACGCCTGAAACAATTTACCGCTGACGCTTCTCACGAACTTAGAAGTCCTATTGCTTTGATTCAAACTAATGTACAAGTTGCTTTGGCTGATTTGGAGTCAGCACAAGCAGAAGCGACTACTTCCATAAACTATCGCCAACAGTTAAAGTTAGTAGAACGACTAACTCAGCGTTTGGGTAAGTTAGTCAATGATTTACTATTTTTAGCACGACAAGATAGTGGTATTAGCAAAGATAGTTTTTCACCTTGTCCTCTAGATGCCTTGTTGATGGAGGTGGTGGAGGAACAACAATTGTTAGCTAGTGAAAAAAAAATCATTCTCACTTTAGACTTAGTTGATCCTTCCACTTCTACAACTGATCCTAAATTGTTAGAAAATTGGTTCACACTTATAGGCAAATGGGATCAATTAGTGCGGTTATTCACAAATTTAATTGGTAACGCCTTGCAATATACGCCAGCAGGTGGAAGAGTGAATGTAGAATTGATGCGTATAGAGGCCAGCAATCGCGTTTCTAGAATCCGTTACACCACCGACCAGTTGCAAATTAAAGTTACTGATACAGGAATTGGGATTCCAGTAGAAGCAATTCCACGCTTATTTGACCGCTTTTATCGAGTAGACCCAGCACGTACCCATAAAACGAGAAATACAGCTACAGACAGTACTACAGGCTCAGGTTTAGGATTAGCGATCGCTCAAGCTATTGTCGAACATCACCAAGGTCAAATTCAAGTAGAAAGCAATATCGGCAAAGGCACTACTTTTATTGTCAATTTACCAATAACCCTAGAGTATTAATTAAATATTGAGTATTTGTTTCCTGTGACAGATGAAGATAAATAACTTTACACACTAACTTAGATTACAAAGATTACAATATTCAGCCAATATCTAACAGTTGGCTATTACTACTCGTAATCTTCAATAAGTAGTACTAACTGCTAGCTTTAAGCTTGGCAAAACGCATCTACGACAGAATTTTGGAGGATTAAATGCCAATAAGTATAAGAAAAGATGTAGCTTACATTTTACTCAAAAAAATTAATGAAACTGGGCAGGGAATGCACGAAGTTGAGTTTAATGAAGCTGATTTATTAGGTAAAAAAATAACACCAGCCGAATTTTTGGGGCATTTAGATTACTTAAATCAACAGCACTACATTAATGCTGAATTTACAGGTAATGCCTACGGTAAACAAGAAGATGTTCCTGATTTTATTAATCCGCAAGAGTTTGAGATGAGAATCGCCAATACCTATGCGTCACAGGATGGTCCTCTGCCTCACTTGATTACCTTTAAAAAAGCTGAACTCACAGAAAAAGGACGCAAAATCCTAGAGGAAATGGAAGCTAATCCACCCGAAAGTTTAAAGAAAGGTTCATCGACTCCCATTGCGACGAAAGATATGCCTTTTTTAGAAAAGGTGATGGCCAAGAGTGGACTACCCGACGTTTATGATGCTAGAGATATCACAGAAGTAACATATCGGGTAATGCGCGATTTAATGACTACAGAAGCCGCCGACCGAGTTGAAAGTGAACTGCACAAACCAGCCGAGATTACCGATGATAAATCGGTGCAAATGGAAATCGCTGATTTGTGGCATGATACAAATCCAATTGTGGGATTTTTAAGTCGGGTGCGTCCACCTTGGCAAGGCCCTGGTATTTTTAAAATTGATAGCGATCGCTTTTTATTCAGAGTAGCAAATGAAGGTGGTATGCCACAAAATGTAGACCGTGAACAAGTAATCAAAGCGGTATTTTCTGCTACTAAGGATGAATTATCCTCAGAAAGGATTCAAGAAATAGCAAGTTGGTTGCCTGATAAAGTTCGTCAACTTTGGGAAGAAGCTTAAACTAGGCTGAAAGTCGCAGTTAACGGTCTATCAACCAAAAATACTGGGTTGAGGCAGGTAGGAGAAGCAGAGGAAGCAGCAATTCGGCTTACTTCGGCTTCGCTCAGTACAAGACGCTCAGTGACCGGAAGCAGGGGGAGAAAAGAACTGGATTTTTTCCCATTAACCCAGCAAATTCATCTTGACAGACCACTATATACATCAGACGCGTAGGCGGTCTTTCTTATTTTCTGGAAAGGCTGCCTACATGGATTTTAAACTCTTCCTTCTCTGATAATTAATTTATTTTCTTCATGCTAAAGAATGAAATAATTATTTTAATTGATATTATTTTCAAGTCTATAGTTAGATAAAATCAAAATCTATAATTGTTATAATTCAATTAATTAATATTGTTAAGTATTCTTTTAAAAAAATTAAACTATACCGTTAAGTTTTAAATACTCTGATTTAATTTTAATTAATTGAAATAACTACTAAATTCTTAATAAAAAAGCCGAGATATTTCTAGGAGCTAACTAATGAATAATATTTTCTCAAATTTTCGCAAGTATGCCGGGTTATTCGGAGCTATTTGTGGAGGATTATTAATTAGTGTGCCAGTAATTCCAAAAGCAGCATTGGCACAACAGACTACTTCTAAAGTTAATCCTTGTCCAAGCATTTACTACGAAGAACCACATAACAATCAAATTTTAACGCCACGCGGATGTCCTCCTAATGCACTAACTCGAAAGCTAGCTGCTCAAGGAACTCTTCCTATGACTCCCGCACCTGCACCAACATCTTCATCACCATATCAAGGAGGAATGAGTGTAGGCGGTGAAGCTCCCCAATCAAGCACTCCTGGGATTAACCCTTGTCCTCGTATTTACTATGAAGAACCATTCAACAGTAGGAATGTAGTACCTCAAGGATGTCCACCTAATGCTCTTACCCAACAGATGCAACAACAAGGATTTACTCCTGGTGTAGTTGTTCCCGTGCGTCCAGCGGTTTCTGTACCTCAACCACCACTACCAAGTCAACGACAAACCGCCAGTACTCAGGTTGCATTGGCAGATGGAAAGGTGAGTATTAGATTAGTGAATGATACTGGGGCTGATGTAACTTACCAAGTAATTGGTGATACGCAATCTCGAATCTTAGAGGGTAAGTCAAATGTGATGTTGCAAGGTTTAAATGCACCAACAACATTGACACTCTACCGTAAAGATAGAGGATTGCTTCAGGTAATTCCCCAAGCTACTTCAACACCGGGAATGTTAGAAGTTAAATTGGATGAAACAACCGACCAAAATATGAATCAAGGTAGTGTCAGGGTTCAAGAAGACGGTACAGTATTCGTTAATTAGGGCTTGCTGAAAAAGTCTTATCGTTGGGATAGGGAACAGGAAACAGGCTGGACAAGAAAGCAGGGGAGCAGGAAAAAATAGGTAATTTTTCTTCATCCCCCTTGCACCCCGCACCCCGAAGTTGCTCCACTTGGGGAGACACCAAGACCGCACTTCTCTTCTGCCCCAATTCCTCTTTCTTATCCCTCTTGTGTCACTCTCGGAAAACAATAATCGAAGCAAGATTCTGAAACTTTTATTGAATAAAGCTTTGAGCCTTTATTTTCTAACAGTAACTAAAATTTGTAGCCTAACCCTGAAGATTATAACTCTGAAAGGCTTTTAAAGATTGGCTTCTCCCAAAGTGACAAAACAGGGTTATACTCAATGCCCTTTTCTATAAACTACTTGACACGCCGCTTCAGCATTTGAGTTAGTCTATCCACCAATAGCACTTCTTTTTTGCTATCTTCTAATGTGCGTGACAATACAATCGCTCTTTCATAAAAATTACGGGCAGTTGGGTAATTACCTAGCTGCTCGTAAATTTGAGCGTAGGACTCAAAAGATTTCAACTCCTCACGCAGATTTTGTAATTCTTGAGCAAGGATGAGACGCTGTTCTAATAAATCAAAAGTACGTTCATAACGACCTACAGCACTATGAGCTATGACTAAACCATCAATTGCTCGTAATTGGTTAGTGCGATCGCGGTTTATTTTAGCAATCCGCATTGCTGCACCATAACTACCAATTGTATCTGAATAGTTCCCTGCTGCGAGATAAGCATCACCTAAATTATTTAAGGTATTCGCTTCACCGATGGTATCACCAGTTTGACGGCGGAAAGTTAAAGCCGTTTCATAAAGCTTAATCGCTTTGTTGTAATCTCCTAGCCTCACTGTTACTAATCCCAAATTACTCAAAGACAGTCCTTCACCTGTAATATTTTTGACATTGTGAGCAATTGTTAGTGCTTCTTGGACTGTTTTACCAGCGGCGACAGGTTCTCCTTGTTGTAGTAGTAAAGTAGCAATGTTGTTGAGGGCAAAAATCTGAGATTGAAAATCTTTAGTATCACGAGCAATACCTAACTGTCGGCGTAATGCATTTTCTCCTTCTTTAAAACGACTCAGTTGGATATAAGCTCTTGCCAGTAAATTATAGGTTAGTCCTTGGGCTTTAATATCGCCAATTGAGTGGTAAATATCAAGCGCTTGCAAAGAAGAGTCAATTGTTTTATCGGCATACCCAGAGGCATACTGTTGTTCACCAATTCGTAACAAGCTATCTGCCTTATCTCTAGATTGTCGCCAACTAGAATTACTTAAAGGTTGGTGGAGTTGTTGGGTGATATCAGCAGCAGATGCTGCTAGGGGATTGAGCAAAGAAGTAAAAAGTAAAAAATAAAAAGTCAGCCGTGCAGCGAGTCCATCACTACGGCGAGGATTTACTAAGTATTCTGTACGAAGGATGAGAGCTAATGACAATAAATGCCGTTGTTTCATAAAAATTAACCCGTGAAATTTCGGCTTTAATTAGAAGGTTTAAGAAGAAGTTTTATTTTTTCGTAATTATCGCTACATTTATACGTGTATATACTTGAACTAAGATTGGACTAAATCTTCGTCCAAGTAGATGGTGCGGATATCTGTAGGTAATTTGTCCTCTAGCATACGATAGCCTTCTTGAAGAAAATTGGCTACTTCGGGAGGCGATATTTTTTCTCCTTCAGCTTGGAGATAGGCAGCGATTCTAGTCTCGCTCCAATGAAAAGTCTGAGCCATTAAGACCATCAATCGCAAAATTGGTGGTAATTGGTCTAATGCCTTTTCGACGTAGCACCATAATGGCGGCGAAGTTGCTTGTAGAGAATAATGAATTGCTTCTGTGGGAGGTACTTGAAGCTCATTGATACAGAAAGCTGTAATGTTAATTAGCCAATTTTGTAGAGTTAAAGCTTCCTGTCCTGATTGGGGTTCAGTTAAATTGAGTCCACCGAGTTCGTAATAGATATGCCGCCAAGTCAGGGTAAACAGATAATCGGCTTGCACAGGCGATCGCGCTGAATGCTGAATTAAGGTGTAGACTATAGGGCTGTAGCGGCAAAAAATCACCGTAAAGTACCTCCCAGCATCTGGATTGCTTTGAAACAAATCCAGCAGTTCTTGGTCACTGTGATGGAACAGCGACTTAACTAGTGGGTGATTAGCTTCCGGAAAATGAGGAATTTGCATAAAACCATTCGGTTGATAGTGGTTAAAATAATATTGGAAATGGTAGTCTTGTAGCTCACCCAGTTTATATTGGGTGTGCTGATGATCATTGCTAAGATTCAGACTACTTTAGTATTGATAAACTAGAAACAAAGACTTAATTTTTAGTCTTTATCGACAATAATAAAAGCGGCTCCTTTATACAATCTTTAATTTGTTCATGGTTATAGCAGTCAGTGCAATGAATATTCTGCTCGCTCCCTTGACTTTAGGTTCTTTTTTGCCTTCTCTGCCCTTGGATAGTCTATTTTCTACTCAAGGCATTATGGTGATGCTGCTAGCAGCTTATGCAGGTGCTATGTGGATGTTTCTCACCAGCGCCCCCAAAGTACACACAGTTATGGTGTCTGATTTAGAGATTGCACGACAGTTGTATGAAGGGCTGCTAGACTTGCCAGCAGCTGAAGTGCCTCTGCACTACTACTACAACTACGAACAAACTATGGGCGCAACCGGGATCGATCCATTGTATATATCCACTAGTCCTAGTTTGTCTGGCAGGATGATGAATAATGCCAATGAAGGATTGTGGTATCAAATGAAAAAAAATACTCAGCTACATGTCATTACTGGAGCGAGTTTAGGCAGCAAAAATCAGCAACGTCACGTTTGTTTTGACCGCGACTGCCTAGACATGATTTTAATGCGAGTAGAAATGCGCGGTTTAAAATTTAAGATTCGCAACCAGAAGCCCCTAAATTTTCTAGTTAAAGATTACGAAGGGCGCATTATTGAAGTAGCTGAAGTAGCGAATTAGTTATAACAGGGAACAAGGAATAGGCTTGAAAGTCTCTTGGTATCAGGGTTTTATGATCAGCTTATGTCCTAAACTATTTGGCAACAACTATATTGGTCATTTGTATAAATATAGATCCAAGTCAATGCTCAGTCAGATTCCCGACTTTTTCAAAAAAGTCGGGAATCTTGTACTTCACGATCTTTTCTACTTATTTCATCAACTCAGTTGTTCAAATTTAAATTTACCTTTTATAAATTTGTTAAAGTATTGACCTGTAGATGATGCATTGTCTAAGTCTTCTTTGATATTAGGAGGTACTTTGAAATACTCATAAACACTGCCACTATCAAATTCAATAGTTAGTATTTGAGTTTTGGCAACATAGCTAAATTGCTTAATAAAGCTACCTTCAGGTTTGAGCAGAGGAAAGGCGATCGCATCGCGAATACTGGCACAATCAGTTAATAACATTACTAACCTGTCAATCCCAATTCCTAAACCACCTGTGGGTGGCATTCCATATTCAAGAGCTGTCAAAAAGTCCTCATCTACACCTTGGGCTTCTAAATCACCAGCTGCTTTTCTTTGCGCTTGTGCTTCTAAACGTTCTCTTTGGTCAATGGGGTCTGTTAATTCTGAGAAGCTATTAGCAGTTTCCCGCCCAACGATAAATAACTCAAATCTTTCTACCAAGCCAGCTTGAGAACGGTGTGGTTTTGCTAAAGGCGAAATTTCCACCGGATAATCAATTACAAAGGTAGGCTGAATTAAGTTTGTTTCTACCTTCTCTTCAAAAGCTAAATTTAGTAGTTTACCAATAGATTGGCATTCCTCTACACCAGGAATAGCAGCATTTTTACTAGCTGTTTTTGCTTCTTCCAAGGTGGGGAACGAATTGAAATCTAAGCCAGTAAATTCTTTAACTACATCGTGCATTGTTACCCGTCGCCAAGGCAAAGTTAAATCTATAGATTCTCCTTGGTAGGTAATTTGCAAGGTTTCAAGCACCTCTTGGGCGACAGTGGTAATAATCCCTTCCGTCAGCGCCATCATGTCGTTATAGTCGGCGTAGGCTTGGTAAACTTCTATGGAAGTAAATTCAGGGTTATGTCGCGTCGAAATTCCCTCATTGCGGAAAATTCGCCCTAATTCAAACACCTTTTCAAAACCACCCACAATCAACCGCTTGAGATGGAGTTCTGTAGCAATTCGCAGATACAAGTCCATTTCTAAAGTGTTGTGGTGAGTGACGAAAGGACGTGCATCTGCCCCCCCAGCTTCACTTTGCAGAACAGGCGTTTCAATTTCTAGAAAATCTCGTTGTTCTAAATAGCGACGAATACCCGCAGTAATTTGGGCGCGGTGGCGGAAAGTTTGCCGCACTTCTGGGTTAACAATCAAGTCAACATAACGCTGACGATAGCGTTTGGCAACATCAGTTAACCCATGCCACTTATCGGGTAAAGGTAAGAGGGATTTGGTAAGGATGGTATATTGTTTAACATAAACAGATAACTCGCCCTTTTCAGTCCGTTTAATAGTGCCTTTGACTCCTAGAATGTCACCTGCATCTGTGAGTTGTTTCAAGTGATTAAAGGCATCAGCATCAATATCTGCCATGCTTTCTTGGATGCGATTTTTATCCAGATAAAGCTGAATTGTGCCGGTTTCATCTTGCAATGTGAAGAAAGCCAACTTACCGAAAACGCGACGTGCCATAATGCGTCCAGCAATGGCAACTTCTAAATCAACTTCTTCACCGTTGGGCAAATCGGCAAATTTTTCTTGCAATTGCGCTGCGTGATGGGTTGATTGCCAACGATAGGCATAGGGATTAGTTCCTAGCTGCTTTAGTTGATCTACTTTTTCTAATCTGGCGGCACGAATATCTTCTTCCGACATGGTAACGAACTCTCAAAGGGCAAGATTAATTATAGATGCTGGAAAAGTAGTCAACACTAATCACGGATTGATAAGGATTGCAAGATGTGACTTTACCCATAACTTTGCCGCCAATAACTCTATAACCCTCATTCTTGCGTCAGCTAATTTTGGATGAAATTGACCGTTTGGAACCGTAACTTTGCCGCTAGTCCAAATTGGATGGTTATGTTGTCTATATTGCTTTGTCCAGTATTTGTCCTATCCTTCACGAACTAAAGTTTATAGTCTGTTTAAAACTTTGGTTCTTTTTGCTGCTGGCGTTTTTCGATTTCGTCGTAGATGGAAAGCAGGCGATCGCACTTCTCTACAATCCGTTTTTGTTCAGTAGTTGGTGGTAATGGAAAAATTGCTCTACGTCCATCTTCTGTACCCAACCTTGGTAAATTTATACCGTCTTCATTGCGTATCTGGATACCTAGTAATGTTGCCAAGGCATTATATCCGTAAGGATGGGAATATCAGCACTTATGAGCTTTCTGTGTTCTTCGCTGTATTTGTGATGTTACAGTTCTAGAATTTGTTTAATGCTCGATGCTTGGGGTTGAAACAGTCTGCTTTTAAAGGTTTGTCTAATAACAAAGGATTCGTGGCGATCGCTATCACTATTTTGGTAGGTTCAACTTATCCTGATCAAATTTCCAATTTGGCAGCAACTGATTCATCAAACCTACAAAGTGATCACCGCGATAACGTTCTCAAGACCGTTTAAGTCCCGACTTTGAAGTTTTTCAATATTGCACAGAGCTAATAACATACGGT contains the following coding sequences:
- a CDS encoding tetratricopeptide repeat protein; the protein is MKQRHLLSLALILRTEYLVNPRRSDGLAARLTFYFLLFTSLLNPLAASAADITQQLHQPLSNSSWRQSRDKADSLLRIGEQQYASGYADKTIDSSLQALDIYHSIGDIKAQGLTYNLLARAYIQLSRFKEGENALRRQLGIARDTKDFQSQIFALNNIATLLLQQGEPVAAGKTVQEALTIAHNVKNITGEGLSLSNLGLVTVRLGDYNKAIKLYETALTFRRQTGDTIGEANTLNNLGDAYLAAGNYSDTIGSYGAAMRIAKINRDRTNQLRAIDGLVIAHSAVGRYERTFDLLEQRLILAQELQNLREELKSFESYAQIYEQLGNYPTARNFYERAIVLSRTLEDSKKEVLLVDRLTQMLKRRVK
- the lysS gene encoding lysine--tRNA ligase; amino-acid sequence: MSEEDIRAARLEKVDQLKQLGTNPYAYRWQSTHHAAQLQEKFADLPNGEEVDLEVAIAGRIMARRVFGKLAFFTLQDETGTIQLYLDKNRIQESMADIDADAFNHLKQLTDAGDILGVKGTIKRTEKGELSVYVKQYTILTKSLLPLPDKWHGLTDVAKRYRQRYVDLIVNPEVRQTFRHRAQITAGIRRYLEQRDFLEIETPVLQSEAGGADARPFVTHHNTLEMDLYLRIATELHLKRLIVGGFEKVFELGRIFRNEGISTRHNPEFTSIEVYQAYADYNDMMALTEGIITTVAQEVLETLQITYQGESIDLTLPWRRVTMHDVVKEFTGLDFNSFPTLEEAKTASKNAAIPGVEECQSIGKLLNLAFEEKVETNLIQPTFVIDYPVEISPLAKPHRSQAGLVERFELFIVGRETANSFSELTDPIDQRERLEAQAQRKAAGDLEAQGVDEDFLTALEYGMPPTGGLGIGIDRLVMLLTDCASIRDAIAFPLLKPEGSFIKQFSYVAKTQILTIEFDSGSVYEYFKVPPNIKEDLDNASSTGQYFNKFIKGKFKFEQLS
- a CDS encoding sigma-70 family RNA polymerase sigma factor — protein: MQIPHFPEANHPLVKSLFHHSDQELLDLFQSNPDAGRYFTVIFCRYSPIVYTLIQHSARSPVQADYLFTLTWRHIYYELGGLNLTEPQSGQEALTLQNWLINITAFCINELQVPPTEAIHYSLQATSPPLWCYVEKALDQLPPILRLMVLMAQTFHWSETRIAAYLQAEGEKISPPEVANFLQEGYRMLEDKLPTDIRTIYLDEDLVQS
- a CDS encoding glyoxalase-like domain protein, translating into MVIAVSAMNILLAPLTLGSFLPSLPLDSLFSTQGIMVMLLAAYAGAMWMFLTSAPKVHTVMVSDLEIARQLYEGLLDLPAAEVPLHYYYNYEQTMGATGIDPLYISTSPSLSGRMMNNANEGLWYQMKKNTQLHVITGASLGSKNQQRHVCFDRDCLDMILMRVEMRGLKFKIRNQKPLNFLVKDYEGRIIEVAEVAN
- a CDS encoding DUF2267 domain-containing protein, with protein sequence MPFLEKVMAKSGLPDVYDARDITEVTYRVMRDLMTTEAADRVESELHKPAEITDDKSVQMEIADLWHDTNPIVGFLSRVRPPWQGPGIFKIDSDRFLFRVANEGGMPQNVDREQVIKAVFSATKDELSSERIQEIASWLPDKVRQLWEEA
- a CDS encoding 2-oxoisovalerate dehydrogenase E1 subunit beta, whose amino-acid sequence is MKNTATEIIFLIEEDPEGGYTAKALGESIFTQADDITSLKEMLRDAVRCHFLDQANRPKAIGLHIVL
- a CDS encoding sensor histidine kinase, which produces MFQATRRRLAIWYTAVTAVLLLLFASGVYLYVRSTLVERVDDTLNHVVEIVERSLVIEPVDDEPEQFRINVEASFRDNADTVEDDHIDLEWFSPTGKLIWSTLSEPLNIPIHGDRTGETVRVVKSDREIAKWGDSALLLRQVTQRVQVGRQVLGYLRVSHPWFEVTKPSRQLMIDLALGTWLMVISVAASGWFLSGKAMEPVGESYQRLKQFTADASHELRSPIALIQTNVQVALADLESAQAEATTSINYRQQLKLVERLTQRLGKLVNDLLFLARQDSGISKDSFSPCPLDALLMEVVEEQQLLASEKKIILTLDLVDPSTSTTDPKLLENWFTLIGKWDQLVRLFTNLIGNALQYTPAGGRVNVELMRIEASNRVSRIRYTTDQLQIKVTDTGIGIPVEAIPRLFDRFYRVDPARTHKTRNTATDSTTGSGLGLAIAQAIVEHHQGQIQVESNIGKGTTFIVNLPITLEY